Proteins encoded within one genomic window of Pseudanabaena sp. BC1403:
- a CDS encoding DUF4189 domain-containing protein gives MSKKFWNSIVLAAAVIIPTISAGALEALAQNSYGAIARSPSTQDKGYSWNYTTRAAAENRALQECEASSAPGDCEVLMWTRNACMSIAEGSNGAAGTAWSTSSRQAESKARQVCRDYDGVDCRVTRTICLPK, from the coding sequence ATGTCTAAAAAATTCTGGAATTCTATAGTACTAGCTGCTGCCGTTATCATTCCGACAATTTCGGCAGGCGCGCTAGAGGCATTAGCTCAAAATAGCTATGGAGCGATTGCCCGCTCTCCTTCCACTCAAGACAAAGGCTATTCTTGGAATTATACAACTCGTGCTGCTGCTGAAAATAGAGCTTTGCAAGAATGTGAAGCTAGCTCTGCTCCAGGAGATTGTGAAGTACTGATGTGGACTCGTAATGCCTGTATGTCGATCGCAGAGGGTAGTAATGGAGCAGCAGGGACAGCTTGGTCAACTAGTAGTAGACAAGCAGAATCTAAAGCTCGCCAAGTCTGCCGTGATTATGATGGCGTAGATTGCAGGGTAACCCGCACGATATGCTTGCCTAAATAA
- a CDS encoding A24 family peptidase, translated as MILIESLVLQCFAIALGACIGSFLNVVIYRVPAGLSILHPPSRCPHCLRQLAPRDNIPIIGWFLIKGKCRYCHTPVSWRYPAIEALTAFLFWCVAAYFGTSIPILTLCFYAAFLSWLLALAMIDIDTMTLPNSLTQSGLFLGLIYQVSIASLSNGDRLAFPRLLLFGIGGAVLGIWLLDIMRIAGKIFLQKEAMGGGDPKLAAMIGMWLGWQNVLLTLLIASAIGTLVGAIAIITKDLGKQQPIPFGPFLALGGAISLFFGKSILSAYLGWFGLT; from the coding sequence TTGATATTAATCGAATCTCTTGTTTTACAATGTTTTGCGATCGCGCTTGGGGCTTGTATTGGGAGCTTCTTAAACGTGGTAATTTATCGCGTTCCTGCGGGCTTATCAATTCTGCATCCGCCCTCTCGTTGTCCCCATTGTCTGCGCCAGCTTGCGCCACGCGACAATATTCCGATTATTGGCTGGTTTCTGATTAAGGGCAAATGTCGTTATTGTCATACGCCTGTGTCATGGCGATATCCTGCGATCGAGGCTCTAACAGCGTTTCTGTTTTGGTGTGTGGCTGCATATTTCGGAACTTCTATACCAATTCTGACCTTATGTTTTTATGCCGCGTTTCTCAGTTGGCTGTTAGCGCTTGCAATGATCGACATTGATACGATGACATTACCTAATTCCTTAACGCAATCAGGATTGTTCTTAGGGCTAATTTATCAAGTTAGTATCGCCTCGCTTAGTAATGGCGATCGCCTAGCATTTCCTAGATTGTTGCTATTTGGTATTGGTGGAGCTGTACTCGGTATATGGCTTTTAGATATCATGCGAATTGCAGGCAAAATTTTTCTGCAAAAAGAAGCAATGGGTGGAGGTGATCCCAAACTAGCTGCCATGATCGGCATGTGGTTAGGTTGGCAAAATGTTTTGCTGACGCTCTTGATTGCTTCAGCGATCGGTACTCTTGTTGGGGCGATCGCCATAATTACTAAAGATTTAGGAAAACAGCAACCAATCCCATTTGGCCCCTTTTTAGCTCTAGGTGGTGCAATTTCTCTGTTCTTTGGTAAGTCGATTCTTTCAGCTTATCTTGGTTGGTTTGGACTGACCTGA